Proteins found in one Brachypodium distachyon strain Bd21 chromosome 5, Brachypodium_distachyon_v3.0, whole genome shotgun sequence genomic segment:
- the LOC100835494 gene encoding PH, RCC1 and FYVE domains-containing protein 1 isoform X1, giving the protein MADPVDIDKALIALKKGTQLLKYGRKGKPKFTPFRLSNDESTLIWISDNTEKSLKLASVSRVLSGQRTLVFQRFLLPEKDHLSFSLIYNDGKRSLDLICKDKVETQVWFTCLNALISPGQHGSQPQYTDGMRTGALSFDCGRESSLSSSSTYTTDSLENKLSSANSTKDRSSGEYTYSERTDASEMQVKSASSSDIRVSVSSALSTSSHGSGEDSESFGDVYVWGEVMCDTTSRSGSDGNVHGPGATTDILVPKPLESNVMLDVSYVACGVKHAALITRQAEVFTWGEECSGRLGHGAGTSIFQPRLLESLSICNVEIIACGEFHTCAVTATGDLYTWGDGTHNAGLLGHGSTVSHWIPKRVSGPLEGLQVSTVSCGTWHTALITSSGQLYTFGDGTFGALGHGNRETISYPKEVESLKGLRTISVSCGVWHSAAVVEVIMTQSNASSGKLFTWGDGDKYRLGHGDRSAKLKPTCVPSLIDYNFHKSACGHTLTIGLTTSGHMFTVGSSVYGQLGNPNNDGRYPRLVEDKVGGGGVVEVACGSYHVAVLTNTGEVYTWGKGANGRLGHGDIADRKVPTLVEALRDRSVKRIACGSSFTAAISQHKWVSGVEQSQCSACRQPFGFTRKRHNCYNCGLVHCHSCSSKKALRAALSPNPGKPYRVCDSCYMKLSKVLDSGVSYSRNTIPRIPGDTKAERMDTKATRVASATSSDMIKNLDVKAAKQTKKSDHAPQFPAILQLKDIPFVGPGDLNNTGSTVSNGYSNDTRYAPQILRMPHLNSSSSLSSESIESFREANELLKQEVQKLRAEVCLVLIFYCCNYKTSRETESLCLYMNQVSSLRQEREQQDNELQKSEAKAHEAVTLAAEEVSKSKAAKEVIKSLTAQVKEMAERLPPGEHDMKPPRVVYLPGGVVSPEIGGRESQKRYQPGGIHYSQTPTYVASARVNGLPPQVHQTSNPGDNAMVPHESMFENFNKSKDFPAAAAQQRTNGGYRPRSEDFDRRETERFQINLQGWNTRGSGSPSNQVEAEWIEQYEPGVYLTLVSLHDGTKELKRVRFSRRRFGEHQAESWWSENHEKVYDKYNVRRTDRISSVMTS; this is encoded by the exons ATGGCAGATCCCGTCGACATCGACAAG GCACTTATTGCTTTAAAGAAAGGCACCCAGCTGCTTAAATATGGTCGCAAAGGGAAGCCAAAATTTACTCCCTTCAGACTATCAAAT GATGAATCAACGCTTATTTGGATCTCTGACAACACAGAGAAAAGTTTAAAACTAGCTTCTGTGTCCAGAGTTCTATCAGGACAAAGAACG CTGGTTTTCCAACGTTTTCTGCTCCCTGAGAAAGATCATTTATCCTTCTCACTCATATATAATGATGGAAAGCGATCCCTTGATCTG ATCTGCAAGGATAAGGTTGAAACACAGGTGTGGTTTACATGCCTTAACGCATTGATATCTCCAGGACAACACGGATCCCAGCCACAATACACTGATGGAATGCGCACTGGTGCCCTTTCTTTTGAT TGTGGCAGAGAAAGCAGCCTAAGCAGTAGCTCTACTTATACCACGGATTCTCTCGAGAACAAGTTGAGCTCAGCAAATTCTACCAAGGACCGTTCATCTGGAGAATATACATATTCAGAGAGGACAGATGCGTCAGAAATGCAAGTGAAAAGTGCTTCTTCATCAGACATTCGAGTCAGCGTTTCCAGTGCCCTCAGCACTTCAAGCCATGGTTCTGGCGAAGATTCTGAATCGTTTGGGGATGTTTATGTCTGGGGAGAAGTCATGTGTGATACCACTTCAAGGTCAGGGTCTGATGGAAATGTGCACGGTCCTGGTGCAACTACTGATATTCTTGTACCAAAGCCCTTAGAATCAAATGTAATGCTTGATGTCAGTTATGTGGCTTGTGGTGTGAAGCATGCTGCACTTATTACAAGACAGGCAGAGGTATTTACATGGGGAGAAGAATGCAGTGGCAGGCTTGGTCATGGGGCTGGTACAAGCATTTTCCAACCACGTCTACTGGAGTCATTATCAATCTGTAACGTTGAAATAATTGCTTGTGGTGAATTCCATACTTGTGCTGTTACTGCAACAGGTGATCTTTACACTTGGGGAGATGGTACCCACAATGCGGGACTCCTTGGTCATGGTAGTACCGTGAGTCACTGGATCCCAAAGAGAGTTTCAGGTCCTCTGGAAGGCCTTCAGGTTTCAACCGTCTCTTGTGGTACATGGCATACAGCTTTGATAACTAGTTCTGGACAGTTGTACACGTTTGGTGATGGTACATTTGGAGCCTTAGGTCATGGAAATCGAGAAACGATCTCGTATCCAAAAGAAGTGGAGTCTTTGAAGGGTTTGAGGACTATTTCTGTTTCATGTGGGGTGTGGCATAGTGCTGCTGTTGTTGAGGTTATCATGACACAGTCAAATGCTTCGTCTGGAAAGCTATTTACCTGGGGAGATGGAGACAAATATCGCCTTGGGCATGGTGACAGGTCTGCAAAACTCAAACCAACATGCGTGCCTTCACTGATAGATTACAACTTCCATAAGTCTGCATGTGGCCATACTCTTACGATTGGATTGACTACTTCAGGGCACATGTTTACTGTAGGGAGCTCTGTCTATGGACAGCTTGGCAATCCCAATAACGATGGAAGGTATCCACGTCTGGTAGAAGATAAGGTTGGAGGCGGTGGTGTTGTGGAGGTTGCCTGTGGATCTTATCATGTCGCAGTCTTGACAAACACCGGTGAAGTTTACACATGGGGTAAGGGTGCAAACGGAAGATTGGGTCACGGTGATATTGCAGATCGTAAGGTACCTACACTTGTTGAGGCTTTAAGGGACAGGTCTGTAAAACGCATTGCTTGTGGATCAAGCTTTACAGCTGCAATCTCTCAACATAAATGGGTGTCTGGCGTGGAGCAGTCTCAGTGCTCGGCATGCAGACAGCCATTTGGGTTCACTCGAAAGAGGCACAACTGCTACAATTGCGGCTTAGTGCACTGTCATTCATGCAGTTCAAAAAAAGCTCTAAGAGCAGCATTGTCTCCTAATCCTGGAAAGCCATATCGTGTATGTGATTCATGTTACATGAAGCTAAGTAAAGTCTTGGATTCTGGTGTCAGTTATAGCAGGAACACTATACCTCGCATACCAGGTGATACCAAGGCTGAGAGAATGGACACAAAGGCAACCAGAGTTGCATCAGCTACTAGTTCAGATATGATCAAGAATTTAGATGTGAAGGCAGCAAAGCAGACAAAAAAGTCTGACCATGCTCCACAGTTCCCTGCAATTTTGCAGTTGAAAGACATCCCTTTTGTCGGACCAGGTGACCTGAACAATACAGGTTCTACAGTATCAAATGGATACTCTAATGACACCAGATATGCTCCACAGATTTTAAGAATGCCGCATCTAAATTCCTCGAGCTCTTTGTCCTCTGAAAGCATCGAGAGTTTCAGGGAGGCGAATGAACTTCTGAAGCAAGAGGTTCAGAAACTACGAGCTGAGGTATGTTTGGTTTTAATATTTTATTGCTGTAACTATAAAACAAGCAGAGAAACGGAGTCCTTATGCCTGTATATGAATCAGGTTAGTAGCTTGAGACAGGAACGTGAACAGCAAGATAATGAGTTGCAGAAGTCGGAGGCAAAAGCCCATGAGGCGGTGACACTTGCTGCTGAAGAGGTGTCCAAATCGAAGGCTGCAAAAGAGGTTATAAAATCACTGACGGCACAG GTAAAAGAAATGGCTGAGAGGCTTCCTCCAGGAGAGCATGACATGAAGCCACCACGGGTTGTGTATCTACCTGGTGGTGTAGTTTCTCCTGAAATTGGGGGGAGAGAAAGCCAGAAGAGATATCAGCCAGGAGGCATTCATTATTCCCAAACACCGACTTATGTTGCGTCTGCTCGGGTTAATGGGCTCCCTCCACAGGTCCATCAGACAAGCAACCCCGGTGATAACGCGATGGTTCCACACGAGAGCATGTTTGAAAACTTCAACAAGAGCAAAGATTtcccagctgctgctgctcaacaGAGGACGAACGGTGGGTACCGTCCAAGATCAGAGGATTTTGATCGGAGGGAAACAGAAAGGTTCCAAATAAACCTACAAGGTTGGAACACGAGAGGCTCTGGTTCACCCAGTAATCAGGTCGAAGCAGAGTGGATAGAACAGTATGAGCCTGGGGTGTACCTAACCCTAGTCTCTCTTCACGACGGAACCAAAGAGCTGAAAAGAGTGCGGTTCAG taGGAGAAGATTCGGAGAACATCAAGCGGAGTCATGGTGGAGCGAGAACCATGAAAAGGTGTACGACAAGTACAACGTGCGGAGAACCGACCGCATCTCTTCTGTGATGACGTCTTAA
- the LOC112269531 gene encoding uncharacterized protein LOC112269531: protein MQIKVACVGLREHFWYHVSFSARRKGENERRFFAELRYDPYFHELFVETCTILEEPLCRFRSSCAFCPDDSGILHPSDVEFACGKEGHEKEFFHERYILRRPFMKRS, encoded by the exons ATGCAGATCAAGGTCGCCTGCGTCGGTCTCAGGGAACATTTCTGGTACCACGTCAGCTTCTCGGCTCGCCGCAAGGGCGAAAACGAGCGGCGCTTCTTCGCTGAGCTACGCTACGATCCATACTTCCACGAACTGTTCGTCGAAACCTGCACCATCTTAG AAGAGCCGTTGTGCCGCTTCAGAAGCAGCTGCGCATTCTGTCCAGATGACTCCGGGATTTTGCACCCGAGCGATGTGGAGTTTGCGTGTGGGAAGGAGGGACACGAGAAGGAGTTCTTCCACGAGAGGTATATTCTTCGGAGACCGTTCATGAAAAGATCATAG
- the LOC100836108 gene encoding putative pentatricopeptide repeat-containing protein At3g15130 codes for MERRKMIADMLRASAASSAIHGGAQLHGALLKLGFGSDTMLGNNLIDMYAKCGELRMAGEVFGGMPERNVVSWTALMVGFLRHGDARECLRLLGAMRSLSDVAPNEFTLSASLKACGVVGDMAAGVWIHGACVRAGFEGHHVVANSLVLLYSKGGRIGDARRVFDGTVFRNLVTWNAMISGYAHAGHGRDSLLVFREMQQRRQEEEDHQPDEFTFASLLKACGSLGAAREGAQVHAAMVIRGVSTASNAILAGALLDMYVKCRCLLPMAMQVFNRLEQKNAIQWTTVIVGHAQEGQVKEAMELFGRFWSSGVRADGHVLSSVVGVFADFALVEQGRQVHCYTVKTPAGLDVSVANSLIDMYHKCGLTDEAARRFREVPARNVVSWTAMINGLGKHGHGQEAIHMFEEMRAEGVEPDEVAYLALLSACSHSGLVEECRRYFSAIRHDRRLRPRAEHYACMVDLLGRAGELSEAKDLVATMPMAPTVGVWQTLLSACRVHKNVTVGREAGETLLAIDGDNPVNYVMLSNIFAEAGDWRECQRVRGAMRRRGLRKQGGCSWVEVGKEAHFFYGGGDDSHPRAADICCVLRDVERTMRERLGYSPGSSSSSSEAALHDVDEESRAESLRAHSERLAVGLWLLLHHDHDHGEGMGGTKRKEVIRVYKNLRVCGDCHEFFKGLSSVVGRVLVVRDANRFHRFEDGVCSCKDYW; via the coding sequence ATGGAGCGGCGGAAGATGATCGCCGACATGCTCAGGGCGAGCGCGGCGAGCTCGGCCATCCACGGCGGCGCGCAGCTCCACGGCGCGCTGCTGAAGCTCGGCTTCGGATCCGACACCATGCTGGGCAACAACCTCATCGACATGTACGCCAAGTGCGGGGAGCTTCGCATGGCAGGCGAGGTGTTCGGCGGAATGCCTGAGAGGAACGTGGTGTCGTGGACGGCCCTCATGGTGGGCTTCCTGCGGCACGGGGACGCCAGGGAGTGCCTCAGGCTGCTCGGCGCGATGCGGAGCCTCTCGGACGTCGCGCCCAACGAGTTCACGCTATCGGCGAGCCTCAAGGCGTGCGGCGTCGTCGGGGACATGGCGGCCGGCGTTTGGATCCACGGAGCCTGTGTCAGGGCGGGGTTCGAGGGGCACCACGTCGTCGCCAACTCGCTGGTGCTGCTGTACTCCAAGGGCGGGAGGATCGGCGACGCGCGGCGGGTGTTCGACGGTACTGTATTCAGGAACCTTGTCACCTGGAACGCCATGATCTCCGGCTACGCGCATGCCGGGCATGGCAGGGACTCGCTGCTCGTCTTCAGAGAGATGCAGCAGCGAcggcaagaggaggaggatcatCAGCCCGACGAGTTCACCTTTGCCAGCTTGCTGAAAGCCTGCGGCAGCCTAGGCGCGGCTCGTGAGGGCGCGCAGGTTCACGCGGCCATGGTAATCAGAGGCGTCTCCACGGCGTCTAATGCCATCCTTGCCGGTGCGCTCCTCGACATGTACGTCAAATGCCGGTGCCTGCTGCCCATGGCGATGCAGGTGTTCAATCGGTTGGAGCAGAAGAATGCCATCCAGTGGACGACGGTGATCGTAGGCCACGCGCAGGAGGGGCAGGTGAAGGAAGCAATGGAGCTGTTCGGGCGGTTCTGGAGCTCCGGCGTCCGAGCCGACGGCCATGTCCTGTCCAGCGTGGTCGGTGTGTTTGCGGATTTCGCTCTCGTCGAGCAAGGGAGGCAAGTGCACTGCTACACGGTGAAGACCCCGGCCGGGCTCGACGTGTCAGTGGCCAACTCCCTGATCGACATGTACCACAAGTGTGGGCTGACcgacgaggcggcgcggcggttcCGGGAGGTGCCGGCGAGGAATGTTGTCTCATGGACAGCGATGATCAATGGcctcgggaagcatggccatggccaGGAAGCCATCCACATGTTTGAGGAAATGCGGGCGGAAGGCGTCGAGCCCGACGAGGTGGCCTACCTGGCGCTGCTGTCGGCGTGCAGCCACTCTGGCCTCGTCGAAGAATGCCGCCGCTACTTTTCGGCGATCCGCCATGACCGGCGGCTGAGGCCCAGAGCGGAGCACTACGCCTGCATGGTCGATCTCCTCGGCCGCGCCGGAGAGCTCAGCGAGGCCAAGGACCTTGTCGCGACAATGCCAATGGCGCCAACCGTGGGCGTGTGGCAGACTCTCCTGAGCGCCTGCAGGGTGCACAAGAACGTCACCGTGGGCAGGGAGGCGGGCGAGACCCTGCTGGCCATCGACGGTGACAACCCGGTGAACTACGTCATGCTGTCGAACATCTTCGCGGAGGCCGGCGATTGGCGTGAGTGCCAGAGAGTCCGCGGCGCCATGAGACGCCGGGGCCTGAGGAAGCAGGGCGGGTGCAGCTGGGTGGAGGTTGGCAAGGAGGCCCACTTCttctacggcggcggcgacgactcgcacccgcgcgccgccgacaTCTGCTGCGTGCTGCGCGACGTGGAGAGGACAATGCGTGAGCGGCTCGGGTACAGCCCAGGGtcatcctcctcgtcgtcggaggcGGCATTGCACGACGTGGACGAGGAGTCGCGCGCCGAGAGCCTGAGGGCGCACAGCGAGAGGCTCGCTGTCGGGCTGTGGCTACTGCTTCACCATGATCATGACCATGGCGAAGGGATGGGGGGGACGAAGAGGAAGGAGGTGATCAGGGTGTACAAGAACCTGAGGGTGTGCGGCGATTGCCATGAGTTCTTCAAGGGGCTGTCAAGTGTAGTGGGGAGGGTGCTTGTGGTCAGGGACGCCAATAGGTTCCACAGATTCGAGGATGGCGTGTGCTCCTGTAAGGATTACTGGTAA
- the LOC100835801 gene encoding UPF0235 protein C15orf40 homolog, giving the protein MAPGKKGKAKGAAPPAATAKESGGGFPRCLRLMPPSTVAISVHAKPGSKVATITEIGEEAVGVQIDAPARDGEANAALVDFISSVLGVKKREVSIGSGSKSREKVVLVQEATLQGVFDALKKACDSS; this is encoded by the exons ATGGCTCCTgggaagaaaggcaaggccaaaggggcggcgccgccggccgccacggCCAAGGAGAGCGGCGGGGGATTCCCGAGATGCCTCCGCCTGATGCCGCCGTCCACCGTCGCCATCTCCGTCCACGCCAAGCCTGGCTCCAAGGTCGCCACCATCACCG AGATCGGGGAGGAGGCTGTGGGCGTGCAGATCGACGCGCCGGCGAGGGACGGGGAGGCCAACGCCGCTCTCGTCGACTTCATCAGCTCG GTGCTTGGAGTGAAGAAGAGGGAAGTATCCATCGGTTCGGGTTCTAAATCGAGGGAAAAGGTCGTGCTGGTGCAAGAGGCCACGCTCCAAGGCGTTTTCGACGCCTTAAAGAAAGCGTGTGATTCTTCGTGA
- the LOC100835182 gene encoding 3-isopropylmalate dehydrogenase 2, chloroplastic, with amino-acid sequence MIQLNQATPLKTLGLSSARRGTGRPMAPFRCAASARSYNITLLPGDGIGPEVVAVAKDVLSTAGSKEGVELRFQEMLMGGAALDAVGVPLPDETLAAARASDAILLGAIGGYKWDNNEKHLKPETGLLNIRAGLGVFANLRPATVLPQLVDASTLKKEVAEGVDIMVVRELTGGIYFGKPRGFGTNDKGEETGFNTEIYTVSEIDRIARVAFEVARKRGGKLCSVDKANVLEASMLWRKRVTAIASEFPDVELSHMYVDNAAMQLIRNPKQFDTIVTNNIFGDILSDEASMITGSIGMLPSASVGESGPGLFEPIHGSAPDIAGQDKANPLATILSAAMLLRYALGVENAAKRIEAAVTETLDNGFRTGDIYSPGMTLVGCKRMGEEVLKALESQKSLLSIGS; translated from the exons ATGATTCAGCTCAACCAAGCTACGCCGCTCAAAACCCTAGGCCTCTCCTCTGCCCGGCGGGGCACCGGCCGCCCGATGGCGCCCTTCAGGTGCGCCGCTTCCGCTCGGAGCTACAACATTACGCTGCTCCCCGGCGACGGCATCGGCCCGGAGGTGGTGGCCGTCGCCAAGGACGtcctctccaccgccggcTCCAAGGAAG GCGTCGAGCTCCGGTTCCAGGAGATGCTGATgggcggggcggcgctggACGCGGTCGGCGTGCCGCTCCCCGACGAGACGCTCGCCGCGGCACGGGCCTCCGACGCTATCCTACTCGGCGCGATTGGAGG GTACAAGTGGGATAACAATGAGAAGCATCTGAAGCCGGAGACTGGTCTGCTCAATATCCGTGCCGGTCTTGGTGTCTTTGCTAATCTGCGGCCAGCCACAGTGTTACCGCAG TTAGTAGATGCATCTACTTTAAAGAAAGAGGTAGCTGAAGGAGTTGACATCATGGTTGTTAGAGAGCTTACTGGCG GGATCTACTTTGGCAAACCTAGGGGTTTTGGAACCAATGACAAGGGAGAGGAAACTGGCTTTAACACTGAAATATATACAGTTTCTGAG ATTGACCGTATTGCCCGTGTTGCATTTGAGGTTGCCCGCAAGAGAGGAGGGAAACTATGCTCGGTGGACAAAGCAAATGTTCTTGAG GCATCTATGCTTTGGAGGAAACGGGTAACTGCAATAGCTTCCGAATTCCCTGACGTGGAACTCTCACACATGTATGTTGATAATGCTGCAATGCAGCTCATTCGGAATCCTAAGCAG TTTGACACAATCGTGACAAACAATATTTTTGGAGACATATTATCGGACGAAGCATCGATGATCACAGGAAGCATTGGAATGCTCCCATCTGCTAGTGTTGGTGAATCG GGACCAGGTCTTTTCGAACCTATTCATGGTTCTGCCCCTGATATTGCTGGGCAG GACAAGGCAAACCCGTTGGCTACAATTCTTAGTGCTGCAATGCTGTTGAGATATGCCCTAGGAGTAGAAAATGCTGCAAAGAGAATTGAAGCTGCGGTTACAGAAACACTGGACAATGGGTTCCGAACTGGGGACATCTATTCTCCTGGGATG ACATTAGTTGGATGCAAGCGAATGGGAGAGGAAGTCTTGAAGGCCTTGGAATCACAGAAGTCTCTGTTATCCATTGGTTCTTAA
- the LOC100835494 gene encoding PH, RCC1 and FYVE domains-containing protein 1 isoform X2 produces MADPVDIDKALIALKKGTQLLKYGRKGKPKFTPFRLSNDESTLIWISDNTEKSLKLASVSRVLSGQRTLVFQRFLLPEKDHLSFSLIYNDGKRSLDLICKDKVETQVWFTCLNALISPGQHGSQPQYTDGMRTGALSFDCGRESSLSSSSTYTTDSLENKLSSANSTKDRSSGEYTYSERTDASEMQVKSASSSDIRVSVSSALSTSSHGSGEDSESFGDVYVWGEVMCDTTSRSGSDGNVHGPGATTDILVPKPLESNVMLDVSYVACGVKHAALITRQAEVFTWGEECSGRLGHGAGTSIFQPRLLESLSICNVEIIACGEFHTCAVTATGDLYTWGDGTHNAGLLGHGSTVSHWIPKRVSGPLEGLQVSTVSCGTWHTALITSSGQLYTFGDGTFGALGHGNRETISYPKEVESLKGLRTISVSCGVWHSAAVVEVIMTQSNASSGKLFTWGDGDKYRLGHGDRSAKLKPTCVPSLIDYNFHKSACGHTLTIGLTTSGHMFTVGSSVYGQLGNPNNDGRYPRLVEDKVGGGGVVEVACGSYHVAVLTNTGEVYTWGKGANGRLGHGDIADRKVPTLVEALRDRSVKRIACGSSFTAAISQHKWVSGVEQSQCSACRQPFGFTRKRHNCYNCGLVHCHSCSSKKALRAALSPNPGKPYRVCDSCYMKLSKVLDSGVSYSRNTIPRIPGDTKAERMDTKATRVASATSSDMIKNLDVKAAKQTKKSDHAPQFPAILQLKDIPFVGPGDLNNTGSTVSNGYSNDTRYAPQILRMPHLNSSSSLSSESIESFREANELLKQEVQKLRAEVSSLRQEREQQDNELQKSEAKAHEAVTLAAEEVSKSKAAKEVIKSLTAQVKEMAERLPPGEHDMKPPRVVYLPGGVVSPEIGGRESQKRYQPGGIHYSQTPTYVASARVNGLPPQVHQTSNPGDNAMVPHESMFENFNKSKDFPAAAAQQRTNGGYRPRSEDFDRRETERFQINLQGWNTRGSGSPSNQVEAEWIEQYEPGVYLTLVSLHDGTKELKRVRFSRRRFGEHQAESWWSENHEKVYDKYNVRRTDRISSVMTS; encoded by the exons ATGGCAGATCCCGTCGACATCGACAAG GCACTTATTGCTTTAAAGAAAGGCACCCAGCTGCTTAAATATGGTCGCAAAGGGAAGCCAAAATTTACTCCCTTCAGACTATCAAAT GATGAATCAACGCTTATTTGGATCTCTGACAACACAGAGAAAAGTTTAAAACTAGCTTCTGTGTCCAGAGTTCTATCAGGACAAAGAACG CTGGTTTTCCAACGTTTTCTGCTCCCTGAGAAAGATCATTTATCCTTCTCACTCATATATAATGATGGAAAGCGATCCCTTGATCTG ATCTGCAAGGATAAGGTTGAAACACAGGTGTGGTTTACATGCCTTAACGCATTGATATCTCCAGGACAACACGGATCCCAGCCACAATACACTGATGGAATGCGCACTGGTGCCCTTTCTTTTGAT TGTGGCAGAGAAAGCAGCCTAAGCAGTAGCTCTACTTATACCACGGATTCTCTCGAGAACAAGTTGAGCTCAGCAAATTCTACCAAGGACCGTTCATCTGGAGAATATACATATTCAGAGAGGACAGATGCGTCAGAAATGCAAGTGAAAAGTGCTTCTTCATCAGACATTCGAGTCAGCGTTTCCAGTGCCCTCAGCACTTCAAGCCATGGTTCTGGCGAAGATTCTGAATCGTTTGGGGATGTTTATGTCTGGGGAGAAGTCATGTGTGATACCACTTCAAGGTCAGGGTCTGATGGAAATGTGCACGGTCCTGGTGCAACTACTGATATTCTTGTACCAAAGCCCTTAGAATCAAATGTAATGCTTGATGTCAGTTATGTGGCTTGTGGTGTGAAGCATGCTGCACTTATTACAAGACAGGCAGAGGTATTTACATGGGGAGAAGAATGCAGTGGCAGGCTTGGTCATGGGGCTGGTACAAGCATTTTCCAACCACGTCTACTGGAGTCATTATCAATCTGTAACGTTGAAATAATTGCTTGTGGTGAATTCCATACTTGTGCTGTTACTGCAACAGGTGATCTTTACACTTGGGGAGATGGTACCCACAATGCGGGACTCCTTGGTCATGGTAGTACCGTGAGTCACTGGATCCCAAAGAGAGTTTCAGGTCCTCTGGAAGGCCTTCAGGTTTCAACCGTCTCTTGTGGTACATGGCATACAGCTTTGATAACTAGTTCTGGACAGTTGTACACGTTTGGTGATGGTACATTTGGAGCCTTAGGTCATGGAAATCGAGAAACGATCTCGTATCCAAAAGAAGTGGAGTCTTTGAAGGGTTTGAGGACTATTTCTGTTTCATGTGGGGTGTGGCATAGTGCTGCTGTTGTTGAGGTTATCATGACACAGTCAAATGCTTCGTCTGGAAAGCTATTTACCTGGGGAGATGGAGACAAATATCGCCTTGGGCATGGTGACAGGTCTGCAAAACTCAAACCAACATGCGTGCCTTCACTGATAGATTACAACTTCCATAAGTCTGCATGTGGCCATACTCTTACGATTGGATTGACTACTTCAGGGCACATGTTTACTGTAGGGAGCTCTGTCTATGGACAGCTTGGCAATCCCAATAACGATGGAAGGTATCCACGTCTGGTAGAAGATAAGGTTGGAGGCGGTGGTGTTGTGGAGGTTGCCTGTGGATCTTATCATGTCGCAGTCTTGACAAACACCGGTGAAGTTTACACATGGGGTAAGGGTGCAAACGGAAGATTGGGTCACGGTGATATTGCAGATCGTAAGGTACCTACACTTGTTGAGGCTTTAAGGGACAGGTCTGTAAAACGCATTGCTTGTGGATCAAGCTTTACAGCTGCAATCTCTCAACATAAATGGGTGTCTGGCGTGGAGCAGTCTCAGTGCTCGGCATGCAGACAGCCATTTGGGTTCACTCGAAAGAGGCACAACTGCTACAATTGCGGCTTAGTGCACTGTCATTCATGCAGTTCAAAAAAAGCTCTAAGAGCAGCATTGTCTCCTAATCCTGGAAAGCCATATCGTGTATGTGATTCATGTTACATGAAGCTAAGTAAAGTCTTGGATTCTGGTGTCAGTTATAGCAGGAACACTATACCTCGCATACCAGGTGATACCAAGGCTGAGAGAATGGACACAAAGGCAACCAGAGTTGCATCAGCTACTAGTTCAGATATGATCAAGAATTTAGATGTGAAGGCAGCAAAGCAGACAAAAAAGTCTGACCATGCTCCACAGTTCCCTGCAATTTTGCAGTTGAAAGACATCCCTTTTGTCGGACCAGGTGACCTGAACAATACAGGTTCTACAGTATCAAATGGATACTCTAATGACACCAGATATGCTCCACAGATTTTAAGAATGCCGCATCTAAATTCCTCGAGCTCTTTGTCCTCTGAAAGCATCGAGAGTTTCAGGGAGGCGAATGAACTTCTGAAGCAAGAGGTTCAGAAACTACGAGCTGAG GTTAGTAGCTTGAGACAGGAACGTGAACAGCAAGATAATGAGTTGCAGAAGTCGGAGGCAAAAGCCCATGAGGCGGTGACACTTGCTGCTGAAGAGGTGTCCAAATCGAAGGCTGCAAAAGAGGTTATAAAATCACTGACGGCACAG GTAAAAGAAATGGCTGAGAGGCTTCCTCCAGGAGAGCATGACATGAAGCCACCACGGGTTGTGTATCTACCTGGTGGTGTAGTTTCTCCTGAAATTGGGGGGAGAGAAAGCCAGAAGAGATATCAGCCAGGAGGCATTCATTATTCCCAAACACCGACTTATGTTGCGTCTGCTCGGGTTAATGGGCTCCCTCCACAGGTCCATCAGACAAGCAACCCCGGTGATAACGCGATGGTTCCACACGAGAGCATGTTTGAAAACTTCAACAAGAGCAAAGATTtcccagctgctgctgctcaacaGAGGACGAACGGTGGGTACCGTCCAAGATCAGAGGATTTTGATCGGAGGGAAACAGAAAGGTTCCAAATAAACCTACAAGGTTGGAACACGAGAGGCTCTGGTTCACCCAGTAATCAGGTCGAAGCAGAGTGGATAGAACAGTATGAGCCTGGGGTGTACCTAACCCTAGTCTCTCTTCACGACGGAACCAAAGAGCTGAAAAGAGTGCGGTTCAG taGGAGAAGATTCGGAGAACATCAAGCGGAGTCATGGTGGAGCGAGAACCATGAAAAGGTGTACGACAAGTACAACGTGCGGAGAACCGACCGCATCTCTTCTGTGATGACGTCTTAA